In Mytilus edulis chromosome 8, xbMytEdul2.2, whole genome shotgun sequence, the genomic window ACAGTACGACACCCATCAATTTagaattcaatgaaaaaaaaataacagcgtTATGAccaaacaaatgaaaaagaaattgctTTTCAAAACTATAATGAATATTATATTAACTCTTAACcatgttattgattttttttcaaatctacgAACAGTACGTATACAACCCATATGCTGATTAGAGAAAACtatttattaaaagttacatATTTTCAGTGCATACTATTAACAATGATAGACTtattaaaatactttttataaagttttttgtaGTTGACACTTTTTCGATACATACTCTACGGCTATCATAAAGGAAAAGGAGGGTCTGGACTGAGTAAACAGAACAAAGAAAAgtgaagattgaaaaaaaatataatagagaaaatgacaaacataaactagaggctctcaagagcctaaATCGCTGACAATTTTTTGATATTGCAATCAGTAATGATGGttcatttgtagatcttatttgaTGGACTATTTGTTGGTCTTGTAGTGTACGTAGTCGTTATAgtgtttaatgtttaaagtttaatcatattcattgaaatttttgagatatacatgtatctataaaaaAGTCATGtgctgaaatgttttttttttttttaaagtttctcaCTGTCTTTTATTATAGTTTGTTCAAAAGTTGTATTGTTGGCACTGAACACGTCATCGTTCAACCTAGTACAATAACTTCTTCTACTGGTCAATTTACTAGtacttattattaaaatataagcaTACAATAGGTTGAAGGTTAAAGTAACAGTCTCCTTCGAACACTTGTAAGTTTTAAATACGCAGAGAAAACAAGATTAATGACTACTATTTTATCACATTGTTCATACTTATCAATAAGTTCTTTATCATTTTGTCAATATAAACAtgcaaaaaacatgtttaaatgttgtactgttataccaatgTCGTGGGTAAGAGAAGGGTTGACGTACCTAGAAAGTAGTTTACCCTGCAACATTATGgatgcgcctgtccaaagtcaggagcctgtaattcagttgttgacgtgtgttgctgtatatcatatttgtttttggattattattttgtacaaaatcaGGCTGTTggttttattatttgaattgtttaaatttgtcatttcctggccatttatagctgactatgcgggtgGGTTACagcattgttgaaggcggtaagtaccattttaaaataactttacaaaaataattcTAAGATGCACTTACATGTACACTATGTATGTTCATAAGGTGTTAACTTTGTCAAGTCATCAAAATTGTCAAAAGAAGTAATTtacaggaagaaaaaaaaaacatgttgttaCTCTGGCActaattacaaatttaaatttctcATTTAAAATTTAATGGAAAAAGGAAAACCCAACATATTTTAACTCCTCTTTTAATGTGTTGCACTAACTACatatcaaaatatacatgaattcATTTATTATCTAAATGTTAGGTTTACGAAAGGAGTAATATGATTGCAATCATCATTGTAATTTTAACAAACAGTTTTCAATGGTGTTCAAATCCTATAATTAAGAGCGAGACAGATAGACTAGTATTAAGTACAACTGGAACCTCGCCACAacataatatattatttaaaataattgagACATTTCATCAAAAAAGATAAGTTAAGACAGATTAGGGTCAATTCAATGCATTGCAGATCTGAGATTTATTTGCAAAACGGATTGGAAAAGATCGGATTTTCCTCTGTTTCTGTATGAAAAAACTGTCGTCTATTGCCCTTTCATACCTTTTAGCAATtatcttttattgtttatattttagcaccccaatAATACTATTATCTTAATAAATACTTTTTTATCGCTATTTGTTTCAATTCATTATGTTTTGGTCCCTATTTCTGACGATTTTGGCTCTGTCATTAATTATTTCTATTCTGCAAACCTCATCCAGACCCTACTAATATAATACAAGTATGTTCGAGGTTATTCTATTGAATTGTAACGGGTTTAagagacatacatgtacaaaaatggatGTGTCTGTTTTTGATTCATGTCTCATCTCTTTGAGTAACTTTGTAACATGTGTTCATCCTATttatgcatggaatatttgccactgaacaatCATTATATAGTTTTGCTCCTTTTCTTCAATTTGATTACCATATCATCATTAGTGCGTCcttatgaaatatttgctactggacgatGAGTAATCAACAAACGTGCAACAAACAAATCAAACCGTTATGTGAGGTTCAGAATGGTGTCCTTTTCttgttttcttaaatattttataccacgtaatctgatttttttttatctattttagcGTTTgttctatattctttatattttaacaccTTATTATTCTCttatctttatttgttgtattctACTtcagaccactttcgagttcatccgtcaccggaaaaaaatcgtcaattatacgcgcctttatgacgtcatttaccagatagagggggtcgcctgtatccctgcactatttactttcaacaagcgtcttagtgatcgtcattgtgcatgATAAACTAGatataatggttgttctgtagttACTgactgacaattccctaatgacagcaatgctgattgtcaattttgagaattcaatttgccgaataattcgttcaatatagaattatagttttccaaccactcgctcaacattggaatggaagtgacgacgcccctaaacgcacgaatgacgttcactaaaaccagagtttttggcggaaatgcatcgaactccaAAGTTTTCTATTGCCTTTTATTCTGCCCTTATTGtcctttattctatattctgTAAATCCCATCTAGAACATCTTATGCGTACATATCAATGTACATAAAACGATTAAAATTAATTAACATTGTAAATCAGAGGCgaaaaaaaattggttggttATAAAAGGATTATCTGAAGCATGGCTGGAGCCCTTTTTAGGCTCTTAGTCAGTCAGTAAAcgccctcttatgaaaatttctggatccgctactgtaaatctttcatcaatcaattttacaaaatttgtcctgtgttagtaaataaaataataataattcatttgattaaagtgtcacatacttgttttttatttgggcgggttgttgtctctttgacacattccccatttccattctcaattttattgtctacagatttttatacagattatataaaatacattgcacaataatgaaataagacaaatacccagcctagaaaggcttatgagacactatatatacaaatatatatctatttaacaaatacaaattgaaaaacatagtaaaatgttaaaaatgtttaaaattatccgGATCTAACTATTAGTTTCAATTACacaaagagagagaaaaaaaaccatcatgttttctctatattttacaattgactaacatacatgtatattatgaatAATTacatagacgtatttacacttgtatgcaaatttgtccgccattacgtaaaatcacacaggttcccgtaaactttgacatcataatttaaaatatttgacgtcacaatttaaaagtaattgttgcttgacgtcacaatttaaaagtaattgttgcttgacgtcaaaaggtgattcggagtagatctaaggtcattcggaggcaagattcagctaaataccaaaagtgtaaatacgtttattatGAATAGAAATGCACTATAGATAAAATGCAAGACGAGGTATATAGTGAAGCAACTAAATATTTATATAGTGTTAATAGACATGTAGTAAATCATCTCtcaaaaaaaggaagaaaaatatAGACAAGCTAGCTATAGATTGAAAAAAGTcaataaatcttataaattttacattaataACATTCAATAAAAAATTAATGTTGAAGTTAATAAAACTAGTATCAAATGAAGCCTATAAACGAAGACCATTAAATTTAAATGTGTTTAAGGCTATTATTAAAATTCAATcgaaatacaaattaaaatgtacaatgtTATATATGAAAGATGATATTTTGTATAATCGCGCCATTATAGTTTCAATTTATTAAACACGTACGTTCACAAATAAAAGGAAACACCTATATTCaacattgagataaaaaaaacctAGTATTTCCTTCATTTTGGAACTCTTTTACATAGAGggaaaaaaggtttaaaaaaaggAACACAATATATCCAATACTAAAATACAAGCACACTTACAATCATCGGGATCTGTCTTAGATGAATTTGACTGTGGGGATTGAGATTCTGAACAATCTGCATCGCACGGTAGGCACAATGTTGCCTCGCTTTGAGTTATGTTCTCCGACGTCCCTAAAAAAAGATAATGCACATCTATTGTTTTTCGGGGAGAGGAGTTTAGGCAAAAGTATTTGTCCTATTAAGTTCATAAACCAATATATAGTGTTTGTATAATATATGTACacattttcaaatttgtatatatttttcattggcatttacaagaaaataaaattttaccaagaagaagaagaagaacccAAATTATGGTACCAAACAAAATTAAGGGAAtcgaataaaaatataaagaacgaCTATTTTGCTTTGTATGTATCACTTGTCATGGGGAAAACACTCATTCAAAAAGACAAAACGAGAAAAGGGATACAATTTCTTAAATTGCAGATTAGTCAACTATTCTATTATCTGAAGGTTTTAGACCTCGAACACACATCGTAAGTGTGTTAAAACACAACCATATAACGAAGCGGTTAACCAATTTGTGATAGTTCTTCTTATAAATCTGATGGACTAGTTGATGTGTAAGGAGCACACATTCGCTAATGAAATTCATACAGTATGCACGGGCACATATCAATTGAGATACATATACGCCATGCAAATGGTAGAAAGGTAAATAGATAATAACTGCTGAGAAATGAGAAGTTTACAATCATAGAAAAGTTGTTATTTTCACGTTTTTCATAGATCTTAATTTGAAGTCGTCCATTTGTGTGGGAAGTAATTAAAGGCTTGTTTGTGTCTGCATTTCATTTCAAAGTATTTCTACTTTCAAGTTGACATGTCGTCGTGAAAGTATATTTTGCGGTTATTTAacgtttttatgaaatatttgaaagttaTCGGGTCATAGATAATAAAAGATTACTTTTTTCAAGTAAAGAGCTTCAAAGGGTAGCCTTTTCAAGTTGAGAACTCCAAAGTTCCGCTTTAATAAGATATAACCAGATCAAATAGTGCAAAATgcataacattgagaatggaaatgaggaatgtgtcaaagagacaacaacacgaccatagaacagacaacgaccgaaggccaccaatgggtcttcaatgtagcgagaaactacTCAAATTGAGATACTAGCAAATAATTAATATTGGTATTTACGAGTTAGATATCAAGTACTTTAAGAATTACTATTTTAATTATGCTTATATCTTGCAAAAGGAAACAACAAATCCATTGGAAAGTGTATGTGCTCCCGTGCTCCTAGTTTCAAATGACACGAACATGGTTTACTGTATTGGATAGGAAAATAATTTTTACGTCGAGAATGTACAATGCAACTTGTAAAAAGTAGTAAACAcatagtaaatataaaatatatacaaatgtacactaACAGCTTAGTACGTGTACTTTCACTAAAACCTTTTCCTTATAGGTTTGCATTGACAGGGAACCGTTTTATTTCCATgtaagaattatctcccttgactaaataattataaaatcggAAAACAAAGCCGGTTGGGTAAAATAGACAATTGATTACCTTGTCTTTGTAACATGCGAAAGTCACTGTCGGAATGTGGTGTTGTAAATGAACAATAGTCACATGTAGGCGTACTTGCTGGGTTAGGACCAGTAGATGTGAATGAAGCAGCGGAGAAATATATACGAAAATTTATTGGATCTGTTTGTCCGGTTCCATCTGGTTCtgaaaaaaagcaggacaaaatgtAGAAAGACAATAAAGGATGAActaaggtgaaattaaaaaataatagaatttaaaattgatactatacaTGTGTAAGTCGAAAGAGCATGTattagttaaggaacaaaataaagtaaaactatatatattgatagGTAATAGAGCTCCTTACTAgatatttgaattaaaataaataacaggAACAGGCTGATTATAACATTTACTAGATAATATAGTCGCATTGGGATCTCAAATTGAAGGAAAAGGAATCTAAAAAATCTGCTTAATTTTATGGCCCCggaacgaagttgtcggtgccaaatagttttacccttgttcgtCATTCCCtaattccgcaacaaaccattatacgttGTTTTTCCTAAACACCTTGATGTATTGGGCTGATTTTCGATATGTGAGTCAATCATGATCAAGTTGAAGTATTGTTCCGCTCCACTAAGTTTAATTGCTTCACatattggactgatttttggtatttgagttaaccatgatgggtaacagatcaagtttaagttttgtttcgCTCCGCTAAGTTTTGCCGAATTTACgtgctttggactttgataaattgttgaaaatcacagttatacagccttttttctaaatgctttgagatatttggctgattttttTGGTATGTTAGTTAACCATGATGAATTACAGATTAAATTTAAGTTTAGTTCCGCGCAGCTCATTTTTGCCGAAATTAAGGGTTTAAGACTTtgcaaattgttgaaaatcacagttgtaTGGCcgtttttctatacgcctccagattttgagttgtttttttatatgtgagactatcatcatgtttgtgtccacatgtgttgttGAACATGcagttttaaaactttttaatacgGAGCCATCGTGTcgttttgacacatctagttcGTAAATGACCTTTTTATGAGCTATTGTACTActagtcttatatgaaaagaaaaatgattGTTATGGGGCAAGAAACTTACCCtgtattgaagaaaaaaacacaaagaaaTCTGAACATCTAAAACAAATTCATAAACATGTTCACCTAAGTTCATCCTATCACACACACACTTATGAAAACTAATACTGTCATATTTATTGCGAAAAAAATGCTGAACATTATGATACATGAACATATACAAGTAGGTTGGATTATCAAAATAGAAATACCATGCAGTAATATGGCGCAAACAATTTCCCCATTCATTTCCAATTTTGGTCGTGCATTAAAAATCAGACGAAATAAGCTTTGAAATTCCTTTATTCTAAGCTCTTCAGTCCACTCTACCAACCAAAAGAACCTTAGGAATCGCATTTATTGATAtaattttaatcataaaaaagaaGAATGACAtgaatgccaatgtgacaactcttcacaagagaacaaatgttacagaagttaacaaatataggtcaccatacagcctttaaGAATGAAGAAAGCCAacaccgcattgtcagctataaagagcctcgaaatgacaaatgtaaaatatttcgaACGAGTAAACTTGCGGTTTAATCTATGataaaaaattatgaacaaaaaaacaaatattaaaggggcactagctacgatatataaaaaaaaataaagtatgattttttttagatcaatcattaatcaaattggaataatgaaataataatttgcttttagcaatcaatttcctttaattttgttgaaataagtgATTAAACATCATCATTccaaccggtattcatgtgactTCAAGTTTaataacccctagctagagattgacaacgcatgcattgtacgtgtactggttatctaaagaaaaagaatgtcaacaatgaaagtgaaactacggtaaatcatttgattactaattcgatgcacataaaatcattcttataaggttaaaaacaatgagaaacatctatgtttaatctataaaataaaatcaaacagacctataaaaatccaattgcacgtgttggtttaatctattcgtatctttatttttgtttacatcgcttatatggtcatctgaggtcaaatcgatagttaattagatggcgtctgtactaaaatacacacgaaacgaacctatattatattatttaccccatgctctgtaaactgtttattttagacttttgatagtttggataaatgttttacattgttataaaccaaatatgagaatttgagtcaaatcggttacaatgaatttgacagctagtgcccctttaagtatgcaacacagcaacaaacgaccaccaatGAATCACAGGCTCCGGACATAAGACAAACACAAACAGAACGTGGCGAAGTGAAACGCGTAAGAGGGCGCCCAACCCTTCCATAACCATTGACAGTGGAATactagtacaacataagaacaaattataaCACTTAGTTTATAAAGGCTTAAATCATCAGATGGgtactttttgtacatgtactaatATAAAGACATCTGACAAAAAAatcagagtggacgtggccgggtattagattgattgatttttggttgcttaacgtccagttgcaaatatttcatggatattcaggacgagaacaagttcacaataaatacaataggtataggTTGATACAGTAGAGGCCATCTgtgatgatggtcggagaaatttgaaCTGgtaaatgagggtatattggatagggacaacaattttgccttgcaacaggccacctattgacccctcaaagagttgttgtaagggttcttaacgtgcaaagagctaggcactctctttacacgaggcatcggatttaacgtcccccttctgatcggacgtgactgcgaacttgatacaacccgcacagtcaaacggacgcccaaactcggcaagcgttttacggccagtcgggagaagaccaagtgaccatatttctataccccagtcacccttggggtgtcGGGTATTAGATCCcaataacagaaataaaaaagacaatacatacaaatctgagagtactcgcagttactggcaGGTAGTTTAAAtccaataacaacaaataaaaaaaatcatgtataagACTAAAGAACTCGGCCACTTTTAGCTCTATTTCAACACTTAAcgcaggaaaactgacaattctagtccATTTAAGATTTGAGTCGAACACACCTGCCACGTGAGCGGTTCAAACAGTaacctattttaaaataacatattatcactaaataaaaataaagggacttccctcctcctttatCCGGGCTTGAGACCAGCAATTTACACTAGCGAGGTTAAAGTCATTTTTAGTCGTTTAATAGAATACtataaaacatataacaaaagTACAGTTATTGTGTACGGAAGATGTTTCAACCAGTTACATTGGTACTGCCAGAAATGTCTTACCTGATAAGAgatgataataaaacaaattatcagACACTTTTACCATTTTCATGCAGAGGAATGAAGGTTGATCGAAGAATGTAATAGCATCCTGAAACGTGTCATCACATCTAAAAGGAACGTATGAATActatacaaatacatatataaatatataatatgagaCATAATATACAAAACCATCTTATTATGTAGGCTATGAAAGATTAAATCAACTAAAAGAAACAATCtcttttaaatttcattaatgaagctgtggtcacaccttaccggatagcacgaacggatgcctaacggatgaATAAAAAGGTTTTCCGTTGACAACATTTGTTACAGACCAAATAAAACAgacgcgtaacgaatgcataacggaaaCACACAGGATATGCAAcatacgagaaacggaaacgtaacgaacagaacggatgtcgaacatACATATGCATGTACATCCAACAGACAAGTACGACatctaacggaagcgtaccgtatataaacggatgaacaagatatgcGGAAAAACTAAAGGCGACAATTATAATACatatgtaaatcgcataaatattcaaaaaatgaCCGTATAACttgttttgacttttttttcaaaatgccaCCAAACCAAAAGGGTTATGTCTgtcctgaataagagctgcttgatagtGAAGATACAATTGTATGCCATTATGCTCTTACTCTAAGATCAATTATGAATAATAAGCATGCAAGACActcaagaaatctgacatactaataattggcatttctgacgagaaattttcaattggcatttatccgtttcagatccctTCGTCATCCGTTTTATCTGATATACGTCcagtagaagtccgtttcacatccGTTAAACATCCGTTTTATCCCTTATatgtccggtagaagtccgttgttGAATTTGTCGACCGGACCTCACACGGATAAATAAAGGAcaagtaacggatacaaaacggtcacggaacggacgagtaccgtaaaaaacggacgcctaccggatGTACAAAGGACACTTCATCCATTGAACGTCCGTTCAAATTTTGAACATGTAAAACATTTTCACCGGATAGAACGGACATCGACGGATAAAATGGACTCTGAatagacatgaaacggaaacggACGGAGTCCGACGTATAATGGATAAGAACgcacgtctaacggacatgaacggattaaAAAGTTATCCATTCGGCGTCCGTTCGCGCTATCCGTTAtggagtcagttttttgtactcataatCCAAGATTGACCAATCAAAATGATGGATTTCATGTTTTAGCATGATTTTGTGCTCCGAACACCGAGCAAAGTTTAATGACCTCAACCCCGGGGCTCAACGAATGAATGGACGTTCCTGATGACGTCATGTACTTGTAAACGTCTTCATGACTAAGTATGCGCTTTTCGGATACACTTGCATTTACGGTTACATATGTGTTTTTTCGAGACAGTTGTTTTAAGACTCAATTCAAGCTTCCGTTTTAGATCAAAACTTTTGATGGTCGATTTCAAAATGCATGCATTTCCgtaaatttgagtaaaattttGTGCTAAGAaatattctttttacaaatttccttaTTTTGGCTTATTACAAAAATAATGTATAATGCTTCGAGTTCATATACGCGTGCCTAAATTGCCCCTagttatcatttttgttttatacattttttgtgcataaactatattttattgctaattACGCACTTCCTTGACATGTGCGTATAGCTTTTGCGTTTGGCCAATTATGCGGTTTTCTGCCATGATTATTTGACTTCATGGCAGATTGTTTACATCTTAATCAGCTGATAACTTAGATGCATGTAACTAAGGTTCAAAGTCAGTCAGGCCAAGTTGATCTTGCATGGATTTGACTATAATGTAGCGTATTTACCTGAAGTTTTTGGGATATGGGTATTTAGTCAAATCAAATCAGAAAGTTAATTTTTATAACAGACACggataacaaaaaacaaaaacaaacaatgccAAATGTTCAGCCTTTAATAAGTAGATGCAAGCATGCGATCTGTATCATGTCTTAAACTGTAAGAAGCGATTGATAAACGTGCTCGTCCAATCTGTGTaggtatttgtatttgtattcatctgatgagtttagccttttttaacggatttttatagttctttcttttgttgtactgttacaccactgtcccaggttaggagaggtTTGGGCCTCcttgacatgtttaaccccgccacattctgtatgcatgtgcctgtctcAATGTAggaccctgtaattcagtgattgtcgtttgtgtatgttttacatacttgtttttactcattttttgtacataaattaggccgtaagttttcttgtttgaattgatttacattgtcattttggggtcttttatagatgactttgcggtatgggctttgctcgttgttgaaggccgtattgtggcctgtagttgttaatttcagtgtcatttggtctcttgtgtagagttgtctcatttccaatcataccacatcttcttttttatatatacaatgtaaaatTTGTTTCGTATTTTTATAATACAACATTACACCAATGTCTGTATTTATGCAATAACATACTTCCTTGATTGGCCTTTATATTTCCATaaacaaatctataaaaagaGTTTCTGaagcataacatttttttttttaaattaaaagtagtATTCAACATTTTTTGGCATTTGGTCAATACTGCTGCTGTTGGACTATTTGGACTCGAGTGTAGCCtccatttatatttatttaaaacattggCTGTTGTCtacataattattttctttttacgtAAAATGTTTATTCGTTAagcattgttttcatttttgaatttgtgaTACAATTTTCGATATTGCAAATATCAAATTTGCTATTCTTATACTAGTTTTGTTTTATACAACTTTTTTCAACATGCTTAGATTTATCTAAAATGTTCAACAAACAGTTTAATTTCTCACATACttaaatacatatacatttcCTGTGTTTGAAATACAAGTAAAGGCGTCATTTGGTTCACCCGCCAGTTTTATTTCAAATCctgtcattttatttgttgtaaatGTGATAGTCTTTTGTAAAGCAATATCAGTCCACGTGTTTCCGCCGTTGTACAGTTCTGCTGGTAAAGTGCACGTGCTACCTGGAAAAGTCACAGATAGCAAAATTACAGGTATTTATACAGGCGCAGATACTTGCTGGATTTGATGTTGAGTCAAAAAGGGGGAGGTCAGTGGGGACTCACTGActgccgctccagtcatgcttcagtgatcaCCTATGTATTCAACATGCTTAGATTTATCTAAAATGTTCAACAAACAAAATGTCACACAAAAGGGGTGGTGGGCCCttcccctaaatccgcctcttgGAGGGAGCATCTTTGAGAATTAGGAACGATAGAACATTTTTTGACTCAAATAGGTTTTAAAGTTACTTTAAGAACATACATGTGTTTGTCATCTGTTCTGCCTGAATCTGCACCTGCAATGTTCGTTATCGTTGTATTTTAGCTTGCTTACTCCAGAAAAGACATACAATTATGGACTTTGGATTAAAAATACGTGTCTGATAAATTGTTTGATTATTAATCCGTAATTACGTTATGCttcgaaaaaaatacaatacacgAACAATATTGAAAGCGTAAGGGCTTACCAGGGGAATTGAAGGGAACTCTTTGATGAGACATTTCCCGCAAAACCAAATCACGTGACATAGTAGTAGACATGGTGGGTTACATGTAGATACAACATTTgtcaattgaaaatatattagcCTTACTGTTGTTGACATggacaaaaataacaaataaacgcGCTGAtctgtaaaacatgttttttttttaattgagttaCACAATTATATgttcaaaactgttttttttctgattttatagATAATTG contains:
- the LOC139485900 gene encoding uncharacterized protein; the protein is MDIFRTFKCVMLLTWMILKKSGSTCTLPAELYNGGNTWTDIALQKTITFTTNKMTGFEIKLAGEPNDAFTCISNTGNVYVFKCDDTFQDAITFFDQPSFLCMKMVKVSDNLFYYHLLSEPDGTGQTDPINFRIYFSAASFTSTGPNPASTPTCDYCSFTTPHSDSDFRMLQRQGTSENITQSEATLCLPCDADCSESQSPQSNSSKTDPDDSNVPLIVGIAVPTGVVAVIGVSAIIAVAMYKTLIMNGAKVAAAKGVSTTTGANGCDPT